A genomic stretch from Pararhizobium sp. IMCC21322 includes:
- a CDS encoding D-alanyl-D-alanine carboxypeptidase family protein encodes MGKAIFAAFLISLTASLSVTTTANANAKYAGIVIDVKSGKTLYADNADNLRYPASLTKIMTLYMLFGELEAGRVSLNTRMKVSKRASGQAPSKLALKPGSTIRVKDAISALVTKSANDVAVVIAEHIGKTESKFAIKMTKAARDIGMKKTTFKNASGLPNGGQRTTARDMARLGMAIQDRYPTYYKYFSTRSFSYKGKKYRNHNRLLGTVKGVDGIKTGYIRASGFNLVTSVKRDGRHIVAVVMGGRTGRSRDAHMKNLIGRFLKSATTGRRVTPLLASRKVPLPRARAVAAAAAEGNLIPQIRPDEIVTASVTRTASADEPEIGSADDYSKTDITDGWQIQIGAVPSEEAANILLGNAMNVGTSYLRGKVAFTEPVISRGQTLHRARFAGFTNKNAARKACNYLEAKDFACLALR; translated from the coding sequence ATGGGAAAAGCAATTTTCGCAGCATTTCTGATCAGTCTGACAGCCTCTCTATCGGTCACAACCACAGCAAATGCCAATGCGAAATATGCTGGAATCGTGATTGATGTGAAGTCCGGCAAGACGCTTTACGCGGACAATGCTGATAATCTTCGCTATCCTGCCTCTCTGACCAAAATCATGACCCTTTACATGTTGTTTGGAGAACTGGAAGCCGGTCGCGTCAGTCTGAACACCAGGATGAAAGTGTCGAAACGTGCTTCAGGACAGGCGCCTTCCAAGCTTGCTCTGAAACCAGGCAGCACAATCCGGGTAAAGGATGCCATCAGCGCGCTGGTCACCAAATCGGCCAATGATGTTGCGGTCGTCATTGCAGAGCACATTGGCAAAACTGAGAGCAAATTTGCAATCAAGATGACCAAGGCCGCCCGTGACATCGGCATGAAAAAGACAACCTTCAAAAACGCGTCAGGCCTGCCAAACGGCGGGCAACGCACAACGGCCCGCGATATGGCCCGCCTCGGCATGGCCATTCAGGATCGTTACCCGACATACTACAAATACTTCTCGACCCGTTCTTTCTCCTACAAGGGCAAGAAATATCGCAACCACAACCGCCTGCTTGGAACTGTTAAAGGCGTTGATGGCATCAAAACCGGCTACATCCGCGCCTCAGGCTTCAACCTGGTGACCTCCGTCAAACGCGATGGTCGTCACATCGTGGCCGTGGTCATGGGTGGGCGCACAGGCAGGTCCCGTGATGCCCATATGAAAAACCTGATCGGACGTTTTCTGAAATCGGCAACAACGGGCCGCCGCGTCACACCATTGCTGGCAAGCCGTAAAGTGCCACTGCCCCGCGCTCGTGCAGTCGCAGCAGCAGCAGCAGAGGGAAATCTCATCCCGCAAATTCGTCCTGATGAAATTGTGACGGCAAGCGTGACACGTACTGCTTCGGCTGATGAACCTGAAATTGGAAGTGCTGACGATTATAGTAAAACGGATATCACTGACGGTTGGCAAATCCAGATTGGTGCTGTTCCAAGCGAGGAAGCTGCCAACATCCTTCTGGGGAATGCCATGAATGTTGGCACCAGCTATCTGCGTGGCAAGGTAGCGTTTACGGAGCCGGTCATCAGCCGCGGACAAACTCTACACCGTGCGCGTTTCGCCGGTTTTACCAATAAGAATGCCGCGCGTAAGGCTTGCAACTATCTTGAAGCCAAGGACTTTGCCTGCCTCGCGTTACGTTAG